Proteins encoded within one genomic window of Natator depressus isolate rNatDep1 chromosome 1, rNatDep2.hap1, whole genome shotgun sequence:
- the LOC141978002 gene encoding olfactory receptor 52N4-like, with amino-acid sequence MASFNLTHSNPSTFILMGIPGLEAAHILISIPFSVCYIIGLLGNSMVLFVVGKEQTLHKPMYLLLCMLALTDIGTSTSVVPKALCIFWFNLKGITVSACLTQMFFLHTASVMHSAILVTMAFDRYVAICNPLSYATILTNARIAKLGLVGLMRAVLFILPMPLLVSIQPFCAKRIIPNTHCDHMAVAKMSCGDITVNRIYGLVIAFVVIGSDLMLITLSYGLIIRTVLRISSKNAHQKALNTCTAHICVILTSYTPSLFSFVTHRFGQHIAPHIHIILANLYFLVPPLLNPIIYGVKTKELRDKVGKYTCKM; translated from the coding sequence ATGGCATCTTTCAACCTCACCCACTCTAACCCTTCAACATTCATCCTAATGGGAATCCCTGGCCTGGAAGCTGCCCACATACtgatttccatccctttctctgTGTGCTACATTATCGGCCTGTTGGGAAATTCCATGGTTCTGTttgttgtaggcaaagagcagaccctgcacaagccgatgtacctgctgctctgcatgctggcgcTCACAGACATCGGCACTTCTACTTCTGTTGTGCCGaaggcactgtgtatattttggttcaatttgaagGGCATTACTGtgagtgcctgcctcacccagatgttcttccttcACACAGCTTCTGTGATGCACTCAGCCATCCTAGTGACAATGGCCTTCGATCGTTAtgttgccatatgtaaccctctgagtTATGCCACCATCCTTACCAACGCACgaatagctaagctagggctaGTTGGTTTGATgagagctgttctcttcattctgcccATGCCCCTACTCGTGAGCATACAGCCATTTTGTGCAAAGCGCATTATCCCCAACACGCACTGTGACCACATGGCTGTGGCAAAGATGTCATGTGGGGACATCACAGTCAACAGGATATACGGCTTGGTAATAGCATTTGTAGTCATTGGGTCTGACCTGATGCTCATTACCCTGTCCTATGGTCTGATCATCAGGACTGTCCTCAGAATTTCCTCCAAGAATGCCCaccagaaagccctcaacacctgcacagcccacatctgtgtgatACTGACATCTTATAccccctcacttttctccttTGTGACACACCGGTTTGGTCAGCACATCGCTCCGCACATTCACATCATCTTAGCCAACCTCTATTTCCTTGTCCCCCCACTGCTCAACCCTATAATTTatggggtcaaaaccaaagagcttcgtgACAAAGTGGGCAAATACACCTGCAAAATGTGA